A genomic window from Mobula hypostoma chromosome 14, sMobHyp1.1, whole genome shotgun sequence includes:
- the chst6 gene encoding carbohydrate sulfotransferase 6 isoform X2, which yields MMRLTCFSTSIIALMAIQVLTFFFLYSKQNVAIYPSNEQKNKVHILILSSWRSGSSFVGQMFSQHPDVFYLMEPAWHVWVQMNHESAKVLKMAVRDLVRSTFLCDMSAFDSYMSEDRLVSHLFQWEVSRALCSPPMCNRYARTDLSNDLICKKHCNRTNFFKMEEACKTYSHVVIKEVRFFELKSLFPLFTDPQLNLKIIHLVRDPRAVLKSREMSLHALVRDNGVILGKQIEKEKEEASNYDVMKEICKSHLLIYKLANENAPEFLKQHYMMVRYEDVVRDPLKEISAMYKFTGLNLTPKLESWVYNITHGEGTGSAFKITSRNARSISEAWRTAMPYEKISKVQKICGKAMNMLGYIQVHSEYEQKLLSRDLLLPRRKYQFSWLSSDEDARLLYLLADGSDENKA from the exons ATGATGAGGTTGACTTGCTTTTCTACCAGCATTATCGCACTTATGGCCATTCAGGTTCTGACCTTTTTCTTCTTGTATTCCAAACAAAACGTGGCTATATATCCATCCAATGAACAGAAAAACAAAGTTCACATCCTCATTCTTTCTTCCTGGAGATCGGGCTCCTCCTTTGTAGGACAAATGTTTAGTCAACATCCTGATGTCTTTTATTTAATGGAGCCTGCCTGGCACGTGTGGGTACAAATGAATCACGAGAGTGCAAAGGTCTTGAAAATGGCTGTTAGGGATCTGGTACGATCCACATTTTTGTGTGACATGTCAGCATTTGATTCATACATGTCTGAAGACAGACTTGTATCTCACTTATTCCAGTGGGAAGTCAGCCGAGCCCTCTGCTCACCACCTATGTGTAACCGCTATGCAAGAACTGACCTCAGCAATGATTTAATCTGTAAGAAACACTGCAACAGGACCAATTTTTTCAAAATGGAAGAAGCCTGCAAAACCTACAGTCATGTTGTGATCAAAGAAGTGAGATTCTTCGAATTAAAGTCACTCTTTCCTCTCTTCACGGACCCCCAGCTGAACCTCAAAATCATCCATCTTGTTAGAGACCCAAGAGCTGTCCTTAAATCTCGTGAAATGTCACTTCATGCTCTGGTACGAGACAATGGTGTTATTTTAGGTAAACAGatagaaaaggaaaaagaagaggCTTCAAACTATGATGTCATGAAAGAAATTTGTAAAAGTCATTTACTGATATACAAGCTTGCAAATGAAAATGCTCCTGAATTCCTAAAACAACACTATATGATGGTACGGTATGAAGATGTAGTAAGAGATCCACTTAAGGAGATATCAGCAATGTATAAATTCACTGGTTTAAATCTGACTCCAAAACTTGAGTCTTGGGTATATAATATCACACATGGGGAAGGAACTGGATCTGCTTTCAAAATAACATCTAGAAATGCCAGAAGCATATCAGAGGCATGGAGGACTGCAATGCCATATGAAAAAATTTCAAAAGTACAGAAAATCTGTGGGAAAGCTATGAACATGCTTGGATATATACAGGTTCATTCAGAGTATGAACAGAAACTCTTATCCCGGGACCTTCTGCTTCCACGGAGAAAATATCAGTTCAGCTGGTTGAGTTCTGACGAGGATGCCAG gcttctgtacctccttgctgatggta
- the chst6 gene encoding carbohydrate sulfotransferase 6 isoform X1: MMRLTCFSTSIIALMAIQVLTFFFLYSKQNVAIYPSNEQKNKVHILILSSWRSGSSFVGQMFSQHPDVFYLMEPAWHVWVQMNHESAKVLKMAVRDLVRSTFLCDMSAFDSYMSEDRLVSHLFQWEVSRALCSPPMCNRYARTDLSNDLICKKHCNRTNFFKMEEACKTYSHVVIKEVRFFELKSLFPLFTDPQLNLKIIHLVRDPRAVLKSREMSLHALVRDNGVILGKQIEKEKEEASNYDVMKEICKSHLLIYKLANENAPEFLKQHYMMVRYEDVVRDPLKEISAMYKFTGLNLTPKLESWVYNITHGEGTGSAFKITSRNARSISEAWRTAMPYEKISKVQKICGKAMNMLGYIQVHSEYEQKLLSRDLLLPRRKYQFSWLSSDEDARDMLEMEATFSVLSWLSQDIQP, from the exons ATGATGAGGTTGACTTGCTTTTCTACCAGCATTATCGCACTTATGGCCATTCAGGTTCTGACCTTTTTCTTCTTGTATTCCAAACAAAACGTGGCTATATATCCATCCAATGAACAGAAAAACAAAGTTCACATCCTCATTCTTTCTTCCTGGAGATCGGGCTCCTCCTTTGTAGGACAAATGTTTAGTCAACATCCTGATGTCTTTTATTTAATGGAGCCTGCCTGGCACGTGTGGGTACAAATGAATCACGAGAGTGCAAAGGTCTTGAAAATGGCTGTTAGGGATCTGGTACGATCCACATTTTTGTGTGACATGTCAGCATTTGATTCATACATGTCTGAAGACAGACTTGTATCTCACTTATTCCAGTGGGAAGTCAGCCGAGCCCTCTGCTCACCACCTATGTGTAACCGCTATGCAAGAACTGACCTCAGCAATGATTTAATCTGTAAGAAACACTGCAACAGGACCAATTTTTTCAAAATGGAAGAAGCCTGCAAAACCTACAGTCATGTTGTGATCAAAGAAGTGAGATTCTTCGAATTAAAGTCACTCTTTCCTCTCTTCACGGACCCCCAGCTGAACCTCAAAATCATCCATCTTGTTAGAGACCCAAGAGCTGTCCTTAAATCTCGTGAAATGTCACTTCATGCTCTGGTACGAGACAATGGTGTTATTTTAGGTAAACAGatagaaaaggaaaaagaagaggCTTCAAACTATGATGTCATGAAAGAAATTTGTAAAAGTCATTTACTGATATACAAGCTTGCAAATGAAAATGCTCCTGAATTCCTAAAACAACACTATATGATGGTACGGTATGAAGATGTAGTAAGAGATCCACTTAAGGAGATATCAGCAATGTATAAATTCACTGGTTTAAATCTGACTCCAAAACTTGAGTCTTGGGTATATAATATCACACATGGGGAAGGAACTGGATCTGCTTTCAAAATAACATCTAGAAATGCCAGAAGCATATCAGAGGCATGGAGGACTGCAATGCCATATGAAAAAATTTCAAAAGTACAGAAAATCTGTGGGAAAGCTATGAACATGCTTGGATATATACAGGTTCATTCAGAGTATGAACAGAAACTCTTATCCCGGGACCTTCTGCTTCCACGGAGAAAATATCAGTTCAGCTGGTTGAGTTCTGACGAGGATGCCAG agatatgttggaaatggaagcaacgttttcagtgctttcgtggctatctcaggatattcagccttga